One genomic window of Nicotiana sylvestris chromosome 10, ASM39365v2, whole genome shotgun sequence includes the following:
- the LOC104230917 gene encoding uncharacterized protein PB18E9.04c yields the protein MSFQELQDLSTPIDSPLSMLHLSSTADPTTEQQLAGDPSPEKTTLYGGSTTKTTRYSNCNYTSSLEEPFPKRTATDTTPLPPPPISTSAGDTNNHYHILEGFTKLPLPNYNYQESNSTFLKPQLIGNSRTPSPSPSPAKPPLVPAQFPTPLYRTLSDPTGFSGSGSNKRKSATTQSPLARTTSWSPNTIQELGGGAFSKNGESPNALKSTTPPQCALSRTASWSPNNVQEFGGGAFNNIAESLNALKSTTPPTQCALSRTASWSPKNVQEFGESLNAMRKSPTQSALARTGSLSQNVQESSGVVNNAESPATMRLKRMKQGMKEMRQWFDLMIQEDAQVEKASSEENKSLKENETETETETEASCEEAVWVERMGNSLVLHFRCPCGDGYQILLSGNNCYYKLLTF from the exons ATGAGTTTTCAAGAACTGCAAGACCTTTCAACTCCAATTGATTCTCCCTTATCCATGCTCCACCTCAGCTCCACCGCTGACCCCACCACCGAACAACAACTCGCCGGCGACCCATCACCTGAAAAAACCACACTTTACGGCGGCTCCACTACAAAAACAACAAGATATTCAAACTGTAACTACACTTCATCTCTTGAAGAACCGTTCCCTAAAAGAACCGCCACTGATACCACCCCTCTACCACCACCACCCATTTCCACCTCCGCCGGCGACACCAACAACCACTACCATATCCTCGAAGGGTTCACCAAACTCCCACTTCCAAATTACAACTACCAAGAATCTAATTCTACTTTTTTGAAACCTCAGCTGATCGGAAATTCAAGAACTCCGTCACCTTCACCGTCTCCGGCAAAACCGCCGTTAGTGCCAGCGCAGTTTCCTACACCACTTTATCGTACTTTATCTGATCCGACTGGATTTTCTGGCTCTGGTTCTAATAAGAGAAAATCAGCTACTACTCAAAGTCCACTGGCAAGAACAACAAGCTGGTCACCAAATACTATTCAAGAATTAGGTGGTGGCGCTTTTAGCAAAAATGGAGAATCTCCTAATGCTTTG AAATCCACTACTCCACCACAATGTGCACTGTCAAGAACAGCTAGCTGGTCGCCAAATAATGTTCAAGAATTTGGTGGTGGTGCTTTTAACAATATTGCAGAATCTCTTAATGCTTTG AAATCCACTACTCCTCCAACACAATGTGCACTGTCAAGAACAGCAAGCTGGTCACCAAAAAATGTTCAAGAATTTGGTGAATCTCTTAATGCTATG AGAAAATCACCTACTCAAAGTGCACTTGCAAGAACAGGTAGCTTGTCACAAAATGTTCAAGAATCAAGTGGTGTTGTTAACAATGCAGAATCTCCTGCTACAATG AGGCTAAAGAGAATGAAGCAAGGAATGAAAGAAATGAGACAATGGTTTGATCTTATGATTCAAGAAGATGCTCAAGTAGAAAAAGCCTCCTCTGAAGAAAACAAAAGTTTAAAG GAGAATGAGACAGagactgaaactgaaactgaagcGTCGTGTGAGGAAGCTGTGTGGGTGGAAAGAATGGGGAATTCTCTGGTTCTGCATTTTAGGTGTCCCTGTGGTGACGGCTATCAGATCCTACTCAGTGGAAACAACTGCTATTACAAATTGTTAACTTTCTGA